The following are encoded in a window of Halorarum salinum genomic DNA:
- a CDS encoding winged helix-turn-helix domain-containing protein — translation MAGEDEEIIEALGNKYNPDILDAAGEPKSAQELSDQLEVPIATCYRRINELEETDLLELHDRPLSDEHRRIKVYRRSVDGVNVTFRDGLTVELEERSEVKNKLDQVWRTMTDG, via the coding sequence ATGGCCGGGGAAGACGAGGAGATCATCGAGGCGCTGGGGAACAAGTACAACCCCGACATCCTCGACGCGGCAGGCGAACCGAAGTCGGCACAGGAGCTCTCGGACCAGCTGGAGGTGCCGATCGCCACCTGCTACCGCCGGATCAACGAGCTGGAGGAGACGGACCTGCTGGAGCTACACGACCGACCGCTGTCGGACGAGCACCGGCGCATCAAGGTGTACCGGCGGAGCGTCGACGGCGTGAACGTCACCTTCCGGGACGGGCTGACGGTGGAACTCGAGGAGCGCTCCGAGGTCAAGAACAAGCTCGACCAGGTGTGGCGGACGATGACCGACGGGTAG
- a CDS encoding archaellin/type IV pilin N-terminal domain-containing protein, protein MFEFITDEEERGQVGIGTLIVFIAMVLVAAIAAGVLINTAGFLQSSAQETGEQSSSQVSDRLQEVVTTGTVGNEGTIEKVNVTVSQAPGSGEVDLSNATINWIGPSGTHTLTHENADESGWQFSTSIVKNTDGNNVVLNDPDDRFNIEFDLTATNGPGALGEGQTVTVKINTMSGATTTIRFTAPQSLDGKDAVEL, encoded by the coding sequence ATGTTCGAATTCATTACAGACGAGGAGGAGCGCGGGCAAGTGGGGATCGGGACGCTCATCGTGTTCATCGCGATGGTGCTCGTCGCGGCGATCGCGGCGGGAGTCCTGATCAACACGGCCGGGTTCCTGCAGTCGAGCGCACAGGAGACGGGCGAACAGTCGAGCAGCCAGGTGTCCGACCGGCTGCAAGAGGTCGTGACGACCGGGACGGTCGGTAATGAGGGCACGATCGAGAAGGTGAACGTCACGGTGTCACAGGCACCGGGTTCGGGTGAGGTCGACCTCTCGAATGCCACCATCAATTGGATCGGGCCGTCAGGGACGCATACCCTGACTCACGAAAACGCGGACGAGTCGGGCTGGCAGTTCAGTACGTCCATCGTGAAGAATACTGACGGGAACAACGTCGTCCTGAACGACCCGGACGACCGATTCAACATCGAGTTCGATCTAACGGCTACGAACGGACCGGGTGCCCTCGGTGAGGGCCAGACGGTGACGGTCAAGATCAACACGATGTCGGGCGCGACAACCACCATCCGGTTCACGGCCCCGCAATCGCTCGACGGGAAGGACGCGGTGGAACTGTAA
- a CDS encoding archaellin/type IV pilin N-terminal domain-containing protein: protein MFEFITDEEERGQVGIGTLIVFIAMVLVAAIAAGVLINTAGFLQSSAQETGEQSSSQVSDRLQEVDTTGNVSGSVVDKVNITVTQAAGAGEIDLRNVTVNWVGPDGTYTIVHDSVGDGATSADSNFSVTELKDADDSSPVLNDPDDRLKMTFDLGDGNKPDELGEGEEVTIKVNTMSGATTTIRFTVPQSLDGKQGVEL, encoded by the coding sequence ATGTTCGAATTCATTACAGACGAGGAGGAGCGCGGGCAAGTGGGGATCGGGACGCTCATCGTGTTCATCGCGATGGTGCTCGTCGCGGCGATCGCGGCGGGAGTCCTGATCAACACGGCCGGGTTCCTGCAGTCGAGCGCACAGGAGACGGGCGAACAGTCGAGCAGCCAGGTGTCCGACCGGCTGCAAGAGGTCGATACGACCGGTAACGTGTCGGGTTCGGTGGTCGACAAGGTGAACATCACCGTTACGCAGGCAGCCGGTGCGGGCGAGATCGATCTGCGTAACGTCACCGTCAACTGGGTCGGACCCGACGGGACGTACACGATCGTCCACGATTCGGTGGGGGATGGTGCGACGAGCGCTGACAGCAACTTCTCCGTCACCGAACTCAAGGACGCGGACGACTCAAGCCCGGTCCTGAACGACCCGGACGACCGGCTCAAGATGACCTTCGACCTCGGGGACGGCAATAAGCCGGATGAACTCGGCGAAGGCGAAGAGGTGACCATTAAGGTCAACACGATGTCGGGCGCGACGACCACCATCCGGTTCACTGTCCCGCAGTCGCTCGATGGAAAGCAGGGCGTTGAGCTGTAG